One window of the Devosia sp. 2618 genome contains the following:
- a CDS encoding DUF1153 domain-containing protein codes for MTVQMRPRVKYVIGPDGSPLTIADLPPANTRRWVIRRKAEVVAAVRGGLLSLEEACDRYTLSVDEFLNWQAAIDKHGLAGLRTTWIQHYREG; via the coding sequence ATGACCGTACAGATGCGTCCTCGCGTTAAGTACGTTATCGGACCGGACGGAAGTCCGCTCACGATCGCAGATCTTCCCCCCGCCAATACGCGGAGGTGGGTCATCCGCCGTAAAGCCGAAGTCGTCGCAGCAGTGCGCGGCGGTTTGCTAAGCCTTGAAGAGGCCTGTGACCGCTATACGCTCAGCGTCGATGAATTTCTGAACTGGCAGGCCGCCATCGACAAGCATGGACTTGCCGGGCTGCGGACCACCTGGATCCAGCACTACCGCGAAGGCTAG